One genomic segment of Fervidobacterium pennivorans includes these proteins:
- a CDS encoding AAA family ATPase, whose amino-acid sequence MGSFVNPFKIGKTYTPENFIDRKEEYSYLCNAVESGNNVVVVGPRRFGKTWLLQKFIAEGGYPVIYLDLFGCFSLKGFVQKMMKQAYELLKGKNPMSFVGRYLKHIAKHVSFSFDVGGISFSIDNDLSDELLIEQMYELLEGVQKDLKKKLVVVLDEFQAYKSISEKLPESLRSFYQTQKDVVFVFSGSMRHMIEELFFEESGVLYHSCLRVDIGKTLPEDESIEYIVENFNSTGKKIILEDAKRIYRLTKGHPYFLQLLCYELWDKAGELISEEEIDVIFDSLCERESYGYELIIETLEYKYLKNVLKLISEQTDGYFSIANLQKYKIPNATTLNNLLKKLTERGIIEKFGRGKYQIIDPLFERYVGKKLW is encoded by the coding sequence ATGGGGAGTTTTGTTAATCCGTTTAAGATTGGCAAGACGTACACTCCAGAGAATTTTATTGATAGAAAGGAAGAATATAGTTATTTGTGCAATGCAGTTGAGAGTGGGAACAATGTTGTGGTTGTTGGTCCACGAAGGTTTGGTAAGACATGGCTTTTGCAAAAGTTCATAGCTGAAGGTGGGTATCCGGTAATCTATCTTGATTTGTTTGGTTGTTTTTCGTTGAAAGGTTTTGTGCAAAAGATGATGAAGCAGGCATACGAGTTGCTGAAAGGTAAAAACCCTATGAGCTTTGTGGGTAGGTATCTTAAGCATATTGCAAAGCATGTGAGTTTTTCTTTTGATGTTGGTGGGATTTCGTTTTCGATAGATAACGATTTAAGCGATGAGTTACTCATTGAGCAGATGTATGAACTATTGGAAGGTGTGCAAAAAGATTTAAAGAAGAAGTTAGTTGTTGTGCTCGATGAGTTTCAGGCTTATAAATCTATTAGTGAGAAGCTACCGGAGAGTTTGAGAAGTTTCTACCAGACGCAAAAAGATGTAGTGTTTGTTTTCTCAGGTTCGATGAGGCACATGATTGAAGAGTTATTCTTTGAAGAGTCAGGGGTTTTGTATCATTCGTGTTTGCGAGTAGATATTGGAAAGACGCTTCCTGAAGATGAAAGTATTGAGTATATCGTTGAAAACTTTAATAGCACTGGAAAAAAGATAATATTGGAGGATGCAAAGAGGATATATAGGCTTACGAAAGGACACCCATATTTTCTCCAACTTCTGTGCTATGAGCTGTGGGATAAGGCAGGGGAGCTGATAAGCGAGGAAGAAATAGATGTTATTTTTGATAGCCTTTGTGAAAGGGAATCGTATGGGTATGAGTTAATAATTGAAACTCTTGAGTACAAATATTTAAAAAATGTGCTAAAATTAATTAGTGAGCAAACAGATGGTTATTTTAGTATTGCTAACCTTCAGAAATATAAAATCCCGAATGCTACTACGTTAAATAACTTGCTTAAGAAGCTTACCGAGCGTGGAATAATCGAAAAGTTCGGTAGGGGAAAATACCAAATAATTGATCCGTTGTTTGAAAGGTATGTAGGAAAAAAGCTTTGGTAA
- a CDS encoding Fic family protein has product MNNMLTRLVECRRRVFKPIFVEITNKEWLYMLKEETRNSLMIEGIFVDEDELDRALNTNYKSASEVVNYFKTARFFYNLAFEYSKTQEKLLTVALVRTCHRMLFDGLIQNESRLGNFRYGPIKITGAKIKPPEYDIADWVKLWIRYVEYAYQKHPVHEATARTHVLFESIHPFEDGNGRIGRILTNTILIYYGYLNIVVKGMDDSERMEYIKALESAEKGIRKLFRESVNDQTPEKIDAMFSTEDTKPLARMIAYSLIEAFDREICSANRDKLVKVDEFANQIGKSTDAVRKMIERKQLIAIKPEGRWLVYPQLLSDCTIE; this is encoded by the coding sequence ATGAATAACATGTTAACAAGGCTAGTAGAGTGCAGAAGAAGAGTTTTTAAACCTATCTTTGTTGAAATAACAAATAAAGAATGGTTATATATGCTTAAGGAAGAAACAAGGAATTCCCTGATGATTGAGGGCATTTTTGTGGATGAGGATGAATTAGACAGAGCTTTGAATACAAACTACAAGTCGGCAAGTGAAGTGGTGAATTATTTTAAAACGGCAAGATTTTTCTACAATCTAGCTTTTGAGTATTCCAAGACGCAGGAAAAGTTGTTGACTGTTGCTTTAGTGAGAACATGCCACAGAATGTTGTTTGATGGTTTAATCCAGAATGAAAGCCGACTTGGGAATTTTAGATATGGACCAATAAAGATAACCGGTGCGAAAATTAAACCACCAGAATACGATATTGCAGACTGGGTTAAGTTGTGGATCAGATATGTAGAATATGCCTATCAAAAACACCCGGTTCACGAAGCTACCGCAAGAACTCATGTGTTGTTTGAAAGCATCCATCCTTTCGAGGATGGTAACGGCAGGATAGGGAGAATTTTGACGAATACTATTTTGATCTACTATGGATATTTGAATATAGTAGTTAAAGGTATGGATGACAGTGAGCGTATGGAATATATTAAGGCGTTGGAAAGTGCGGAAAAAGGGATTAGAAAGTTGTTCCGAGAGTCAGTAAACGATCAAACGCCAGAGAAGATAGATGCAATGTTCTCAACGGAGGATACAAAACCACTTGCAAGAATGATAGCGTACAGTTTAATCGAGGCTTTTGATAGGGAAATTTGTTCTGCTAATAGGGATAAATTGGTTAAAGTCGACGAATTTGCAAATCAGATTGGAAAGAGTACGGATGCAGTGAGAAAGATGATAGAACGTAAGCAACTAATTGCGATAAAGCCAGAGGGTAGGTGGTTGGTGTATCCACAACTTTTGAGTGATTGTACAATAGAATGA
- a CDS encoding ATP-binding protein, translating to MNIENVLELLELRMKRSISFLPAKRRLYFEELKKRFVSRGILLCGPRGSGKTTFLLSIAQEENMFYISADDPLVGVVPFYELSQHILSSYDGIIIDEIHFLKDWGIQLKSLYDSFPNKKIWISDSSSIMLHKSIAELSRRFVIISLPLMSLREFIHFETGKILPVITDPFSSELSDISMKILREVDVMKYFKFYKDHGTRPFYTEPNFKDRIMNIIQKSIYYDIPHIVGTLSENHFGVMNAIVSYLAYSKIPTINVESMCKEWRLSKEKLYQLLNAMGQVGLVTIVQKSLIESPYSKGAKIFFSDPVIYSALDGEIGNFREAFVVFALKDRGTLLAQKDETKGDYIFNNITLEIGGANKKRKQAQYVIRDDIDLPVRNAIPMWTLGMGW from the coding sequence ATGAACATCGAGAATGTGCTGGAACTACTTGAATTGAGAATGAAAAGGTCTATATCTTTTCTTCCAGCAAAGCGAAGATTGTACTTTGAGGAATTGAAAAAGCGCTTCGTAAGCAGAGGAATATTATTATGTGGACCTCGTGGTAGTGGAAAAACGACATTCCTGCTCTCAATCGCGCAGGAAGAAAACATGTTCTACATATCCGCAGACGACCCGCTTGTTGGTGTTGTCCCGTTCTACGAGCTGAGCCAACATATCCTTTCATCCTATGACGGAATAATCATCGATGAAATACATTTTCTAAAAGATTGGGGAATCCAACTCAAAAGTCTTTACGATTCATTTCCGAACAAAAAAATATGGATTAGTGATAGTAGTTCGATAATGCTGCACAAAAGCATCGCGGAACTCTCGCGAAGATTCGTTATCATCTCACTTCCCCTCATGTCTTTACGAGAGTTCATACACTTTGAGACAGGAAAAATACTGCCTGTTATTACCGACCCGTTTAGTAGCGAGCTATCGGATATATCGATGAAAATACTCCGAGAGGTCGATGTGATGAAATACTTCAAATTCTACAAAGACCACGGCACAAGACCATTCTACACTGAACCAAACTTCAAAGACCGCATCATGAACATCATCCAAAAATCCATCTACTACGATATCCCTCACATCGTTGGTACACTAAGTGAGAACCATTTCGGAGTCATGAACGCCATCGTTAGCTATTTGGCATACTCGAAAATACCGACAATAAACGTAGAAAGCATGTGCAAAGAATGGAGACTGAGCAAAGAAAAGCTCTATCAACTTCTAAATGCCATGGGCCAAGTCGGGCTCGTAACCATCGTTCAAAAATCTCTCATCGAAAGCCCATACTCAAAAGGTGCGAAAATATTCTTCTCAGACCCAGTTATCTACAGCGCATTGGATGGAGAAATCGGCAACTTCCGTGAAGCATTTGTCGTCTTTGCACTGAAAGACAGAGGAACTCTGTTGGCCCAAAAAGACGAAACAAAAGGTGATTACATCTTCAACAACATAACCTTAGAAATAGGAGGGGCTAACAAGAAAAGAAAACAAGCACAATACGTAATTAGAGACGATATAGACCTCCCAGTGAGGAACGCCATTCCCATGTGGACTCTCGGAATGGGGTGGTGA
- a CDS encoding Fic family protein, which translates to MAQDFSKLYLIVDWRDDVLMDFVDDLTLEHIEGQLLWEEAWHSCALDGVVVPFEEMDAVKEIAAKRLEYSEEIIEKVLKGKISEKKLSDVLSYSLDKVKPSWAEVIRYYEVALAMYGMALEMRENVLFLLPKLPRLIHRSLFYGIPGKEKSGEYRKTSSIEDAGVPSLLKELTPKDNIEEFMKIWSEFTRLLFTQRWNYTLDNVEFSHSLFMSILPFEYGNGRVGRIIVNMLLLMAKYGNAIISSEEEEKKMYFRGLERGARVFHEQFVSDQTLPMQLAILYQMRRSSDLIKSIMYGLADSYDILLNNYLKDKLVPLSEFVKQSGKKLSEVQRLVRSRKLIRKKVDGEWYVYPEIAPKSLEEFLGYGRMKTVEKESKQNDGAKKKNKK; encoded by the coding sequence ATGGCGCAAGATTTTTCCAAATTGTATTTGATTGTTGACTGGCGTGATGACGTTTTGATGGATTTTGTTGATGATTTAACCTTAGAGCATATCGAAGGTCAATTGCTTTGGGAAGAGGCTTGGCATTCGTGTGCGCTTGATGGTGTTGTAGTGCCATTTGAAGAAATGGATGCAGTTAAAGAAATCGCTGCTAAGAGGTTAGAGTATTCAGAAGAGATAATTGAGAAAGTGTTGAAAGGCAAGATTAGTGAGAAGAAGTTGTCGGATGTTTTGAGTTATTCGTTGGATAAGGTAAAACCAAGCTGGGCGGAAGTGATAAGGTACTACGAAGTTGCTCTGGCAATGTATGGTATGGCACTGGAGATGCGCGAAAATGTGTTGTTTTTACTTCCAAAACTGCCAAGGTTGATTCACAGAAGTCTGTTCTATGGTATCCCTGGGAAGGAGAAGAGCGGAGAGTATAGAAAGACATCAAGTATCGAAGATGCCGGTGTGCCATCTTTGCTGAAAGAACTCACCCCAAAGGATAATATCGAAGAGTTTATGAAAATTTGGTCTGAATTTACGAGGCTTTTGTTTACGCAAAGATGGAATTATACATTGGACAACGTAGAGTTTTCCCATTCGCTGTTCATGAGCATCCTACCTTTCGAGTACGGAAATGGTCGAGTTGGTCGGATTATCGTGAACATGCTTCTTTTGATGGCTAAGTACGGGAATGCAATTATTTCATCAGAAGAAGAGGAAAAGAAGATGTACTTCAGAGGACTTGAGAGAGGGGCAAGGGTATTCCACGAACAGTTTGTATCAGACCAAACACTTCCAATGCAGTTGGCAATTCTATACCAAATGCGAAGAAGTAGCGACTTAATAAAAAGCATTATGTACGGTTTGGCTGATTCGTATGATATTTTGTTAAATAACTATCTGAAGGACAAGCTTGTTCCATTGAGCGAGTTTGTTAAGCAGAGTGGGAAGAAGCTTTCTGAAGTTCAGCGGTTGGTGCGAAGTAGAAAGCTGATTCGCAAAAAGGTAGACGGAGAATGGTATGTGTATCCTGAAATTGCACCAAAATCACTCGAGGAATTTCTTGGCTATGGTAGGATGAAAACCGTTGAGAAAGAATCCAAGCAAAATGATGGGGCAAAAAAGAAGAACAAGAAATAG
- a CDS encoding PDDEXK family nuclease, whose translation MLEKKREVPVLSGKDFEDYVAALLQVSGAFVERNISGGDILELDIVATNFLNEESSETTIVEVKSGDWGLTDAFKLKGWMEFLGKEKGLMVYSRHFGKTMGIEKVRSRLAKIGVELRNVSNDLDDWERAMSSLKLQRNDKICKYDIEIWTKSYKLERKVIECLNSLKKGTSNCKFTNQDSSPNCAKDIHDYYNTVNNKVFFLEDNVEKLNELYKDHSSKGYRLSERCMAGLQRDTSEKRSIPHELFDQTFYNCEFNILQISTYVEHKARLSILRTATELLINSSLKDFAKLPGSLSKGMSRIRSEKYFYLYPTFWQWFLWAFGGFILKERENDEYKILSDKTGLPVEEVKNAMEVYNKLFPIRGGKKWLVDLSDRDGYEQKIELKQVILFPCVLRGLGVLYRTYLYGEPGNVESIAISDPHTLDYLRKSYRLAETILAS comes from the coding sequence ATGTTAGAGAAAAAACGTGAGGTTCCGGTATTAAGCGGAAAGGATTTCGAAGATTATGTTGCTGCCTTATTACAAGTTTCAGGTGCTTTTGTAGAACGCAACATAAGTGGGGGAGATATTCTTGAGTTGGACATTGTAGCAACTAATTTTTTAAATGAAGAAAGCAGTGAGACAACAATCGTTGAGGTTAAATCTGGGGATTGGGGTTTAACAGATGCTTTCAAGCTGAAGGGCTGGATGGAGTTTTTAGGCAAAGAAAAAGGGCTTATGGTCTACAGTAGGCATTTTGGAAAGACAATGGGAATTGAGAAAGTAAGATCAAGACTTGCTAAGATTGGGGTAGAGCTAAGGAATGTATCAAATGATTTGGATGATTGGGAAAGGGCGATGAGTTCTTTGAAGCTACAGAGAAACGACAAAATTTGTAAGTATGACATCGAAATTTGGACAAAATCATACAAGCTGGAGCGTAAAGTAATAGAGTGTTTAAATTCCTTGAAGAAGGGAACAAGCAACTGTAAATTTACCAATCAAGATAGTTCTCCCAACTGCGCAAAGGATATACATGATTACTATAATACAGTGAACAACAAGGTATTTTTTTTAGAAGATAATGTGGAAAAACTTAACGAATTGTACAAGGATCATTCCTCAAAAGGCTACAGACTTTCTGAGAGGTGTATGGCGGGACTGCAACGTGATACCTCTGAAAAAAGGAGCATTCCGCACGAATTGTTTGATCAAACCTTTTACAACTGCGAGTTTAACATTCTGCAGATTTCCACTTACGTTGAACACAAAGCAAGGCTGTCGATATTGAGGACAGCTACGGAACTTTTAATAAATAGCAGTCTGAAAGATTTCGCCAAACTTCCTGGTTCTCTCTCAAAAGGTATGTCTCGAATTAGGAGCGAGAAATATTTCTACCTTTATCCAACATTTTGGCAGTGGTTTTTATGGGCATTTGGGGGATTCATTTTAAAAGAGCGTGAGAATGACGAATACAAGATATTATCGGATAAAACAGGATTACCTGTAGAAGAGGTGAAAAATGCCATGGAAGTCTATAATAAGCTATTTCCAATACGAGGAGGTAAAAAGTGGTTAGTAGATTTGTCTGACAGGGATGGTTACGAACAAAAGATAGAGTTGAAACAAGTTATTCTCTTTCCATGTGTACTACGAGGGCTCGGGGTCCTTTATAGAACCTATTTGTACGGTGAACCAGGAAATGTTGAAAGTATTGCAATCTCTGATCCGCATACGTTAGACTACTTGAGAAAAAGTTATAGGTTAGCTGAGACAATTCTCGCCAGCTAA
- a CDS encoding lipopolysaccharide biosynthesis protein → MNQYKKLAFNTVIFALGNIGSKSITFLLLPVFTRYMLPSDYGKLDIINTTISLLRPILSLQLIEAVFRFAVDFRDETHARNVLSNLVVFSFLSFLFALALYPLLSIIGIFREYKYYFYGMYLVGLLNGAIKQFVRGLGLVKLYAVSDIIFSVVFALSNTVLLVGLKLGVKAYLLSTVFAQTFCIVFLFYAASLWRYLELRIDFKLLKNMLSYSIPLIPNGIMWWIVTASDRYFLSYFLGYEATGIYSVAARFPALLTLVTGIFFEAWQLSAMEEFGKEGYSQFFKNTFRTFSSLMFLLASALLLIIKPFMQFYVGESFSESWKYTPMLILASVYHSFASFYGVNYTASKKTFGAFNTSVLAAGMNIAVLLLLIKTIGIQAASLSSFVAYLTMWTARIFHTRKLTQVELDTKHVVFSTILIVIQAILLLTLKVNSLLYISQLVILLIMLFLQRKYLSNALRFSKMLVKERKMIG, encoded by the coding sequence TTGAATCAATACAAAAAACTGGCTTTTAATACCGTCATTTTTGCCTTAGGGAATATAGGTTCCAAAAGTATTACATTCTTGTTGCTTCCTGTTTTCACAAGATACATGCTGCCATCAGACTATGGAAAGTTGGATATCATAAATACCACGATTTCCTTGCTGAGGCCAATATTATCGCTACAACTGATTGAAGCAGTTTTCAGGTTTGCTGTTGATTTCCGAGATGAAACTCATGCTAGGAATGTTTTGTCAAATTTAGTAGTGTTTTCCTTCCTTTCTTTCCTCTTCGCATTAGCACTTTATCCACTTTTGAGTATAATAGGAATTTTCAGAGAGTATAAATACTACTTCTATGGCATGTACCTAGTTGGGCTATTAAACGGTGCGATAAAACAGTTTGTTCGCGGGCTCGGGTTGGTCAAGCTGTATGCAGTAAGCGATATAATCTTTTCAGTGGTTTTTGCGCTTTCAAACACGGTGCTTTTGGTGGGGCTTAAGCTTGGGGTCAAAGCATATCTGCTATCCACTGTTTTTGCCCAAACTTTCTGTATAGTATTTCTTTTTTACGCAGCTTCTCTATGGAGGTATTTAGAACTTAGAATTGACTTCAAACTGCTGAAAAACATGTTGTCTTACTCGATCCCTCTTATTCCCAATGGGATTATGTGGTGGATAGTTACGGCGTCCGACCGTTATTTTCTGAGCTATTTTCTTGGGTACGAAGCTACTGGCATATACTCCGTTGCGGCAAGGTTTCCAGCTTTGCTAACACTCGTCACAGGTATATTTTTTGAAGCATGGCAGCTATCTGCTATGGAGGAGTTTGGAAAAGAAGGCTATAGTCAATTTTTCAAGAACACTTTTCGTACTTTCTCAAGTCTAATGTTCTTACTTGCCTCAGCCTTGCTCCTTATAATAAAACCGTTTATGCAATTCTATGTGGGAGAAAGCTTTAGTGAGAGCTGGAAGTATACTCCTATGCTGATACTTGCAAGTGTTTACCATTCATTTGCAAGCTTTTATGGCGTAAACTATACTGCATCAAAGAAAACATTTGGGGCATTCAATACCTCGGTTCTGGCTGCTGGAATGAACATTGCGGTGCTTTTATTACTGATAAAAACGATTGGAATACAAGCAGCAAGTTTGTCGTCATTTGTTGCGTACTTGACGATGTGGACTGCGAGAATTTTCCATACAAGAAAATTGACACAAGTTGAACTGGATACAAAGCACGTTGTGTTTTCAACAATCTTAATAGTTATTCAGGCTATTCTTCTGCTTACTCTAAAAGTCAATTCATTACTCTACATTTCACAATTAGTTATCCTATTAATTATGTTATTTCTACAGCGAAAATATCTGTCGAATGCTCTGCGCTTTTCGAAGATGCTTGTCAAAGAAAGAAAAATGATAGGTTAA
- a CDS encoding Coenzyme F420 hydrogenase/dehydrogenase, beta subunit C-terminal domain — protein MAKATVEKGGVVIVVGWDKDWLPVHEEIEATDDIRKTLSSKYLQSNVGRSYERVVNYAKQGRNVLFVRAPCQIAGLKNIHSKKLSLEAMKKVTPVDLVCFGVSSSFLFRKYLDESFDRQKILEINFRSKDKGWSRSSFKIVKSDGSWVLEYHSKNGFYYGFSRKLYLRSTC, from the coding sequence TTGGCAAAAGCAACAGTAGAAAAAGGTGGCGTTGTAATTGTAGTTGGTTGGGATAAAGACTGGCTCCCGGTACACGAAGAGATAGAAGCCACTGATGATATCAGAAAGACTCTAAGCTCTAAATATTTACAGAGTAATGTTGGAAGGTCTTATGAAAGAGTTGTCAACTATGCAAAACAAGGTCGTAATGTGCTGTTTGTTCGTGCTCCCTGCCAGATCGCTGGGCTAAAGAACATACACAGCAAAAAACTATCTCTTGAGGCAATGAAGAAGGTAACTCCCGTTGATCTTGTTTGCTTTGGTGTAAGCTCGTCGTTCTTGTTTAGGAAATACTTGGACGAGAGTTTCGATCGTCAAAAGATTCTTGAAATCAATTTTAGAAGCAAAGATAAAGGGTGGAGCAGATCTTCATTTAAGATAGTCAAAAGCGATGGATCGTGGGTGTTAGAATATCATTCTAAGAATGGATTTTATTATGGTTTTTCAAGAAAGCTTTACTTACGTTCAACCTGCTAA
- a CDS encoding 4Fe-4S dicluster domain-containing protein, which translates to MLNFYKYGPGESLWLVQNSKFVIKSSFHGVVFSIIFRKPFYAILWDRKDNIRQNDRIVDILSKLGLQDRAFTDPEEILKRALDENIDCEQVYEKLEKLKQESAEWMLDAISEALKEKESPRKHENVSAVHDRYGCFACYNICPQNAIEMVLDEEGLYSERVNANLCTKYGLCVDVCPAPNFPKNENLERPKAYAAWSLDEPTR; encoded by the coding sequence TTGCTAAATTTCTACAAGTACGGACCTGGGGAATCTTTGTGGTTAGTACAGAACTCAAAATTTGTGATTAAATCCTCATTTCATGGCGTGGTTTTTTCTATCATATTCCGTAAGCCATTTTACGCAATTCTTTGGGACAGAAAAGATAATATCAGACAAAACGACAGAATAGTAGACATCCTCTCAAAACTCGGACTTCAAGACAGAGCCTTTACTGACCCAGAAGAGATTTTGAAACGAGCATTGGATGAAAACATAGACTGCGAGCAAGTTTATGAAAAACTTGAGAAGTTGAAGCAAGAGTCAGCTGAGTGGATGTTAGATGCCATTTCGGAGGCACTAAAAGAGAAGGAAAGTCCAAGAAAACACGAGAATGTCTCAGCAGTGCACGATCGCTACGGTTGTTTTGCATGTTACAACATTTGTCCTCAAAATGCGATAGAAATGGTTCTTGACGAGGAAGGACTCTATTCTGAAAGAGTAAATGCCAACTTGTGCACAAAATACGGCTTGTGTGTAGATGTTTGTCCTGCTCCTAATTTCCCGAAGAACGAGAATTTGGAAAGGCCGAAAGCATATGCCGCGTGGTCGCTGGACGAACCAACAAGGTAA
- a CDS encoding polysaccharide pyruvyl transferase family protein yields the protein MKVYFLGFVKQGSKISYTSSVASEIPNDRIGPYKKYLSSFRISVREEVSAKELLKALGYKLPVVLEPTLLLSSKDWLNYAKRPAENIHEQFIFVYDIYRAKKLFQSLKRQLKGARLSMLTMILKFFLKRISTEISC from the coding sequence TTGAAAGTCTACTTTCTCGGCTTTGTAAAGCAAGGTTCAAAGATTTCATACACATCGAGCGTAGCTTCGGAGATTCCAAACGATCGAATAGGTCCATATAAGAAATACTTATCAAGTTTTAGAATCTCGGTTAGGGAGGAAGTAAGCGCAAAGGAACTGCTCAAAGCACTTGGTTATAAACTGCCTGTTGTGTTGGAACCAACGCTTCTTCTGTCCTCTAAAGACTGGTTAAATTACGCTAAACGTCCTGCAGAGAATATCCATGAGCAGTTCATCTTTGTGTACGATATATACCGGGCAAAGAAATTGTTCCAGTCGTTGAAGAGACAGCTAAAAGGTGCAAGATTAAGTATGTTAACCATGATCCTCAAGTTCTTCTTAAAAAGGATAAGCACAGAAATCTCTTGCTAA